The genomic segment GTAAAAAAAGCGTGAAATTTAATATTAATCCTTGGCTTAAAGTGCTATTGGGCGGAATCTCGGCAATGATTGCCGGCGGCGTGGTCTGTGGAATTGCATTGAATTAAATGAAGATTATATATGCCGGTTAGAAATTATACCTACTACGATTATACCATCAGTCTCTGCCCGACCTGCCTCTGCCGTATCGGAGCAAAAATTATTATTGAAGAGGATCGGGTTTTTATGACTAAACGCTGTCCGGATCACGGCTTTTTTAAAACCCTGATTGCCACTGATGTGGACTACTACAAAAATATCCGTAATTATAATAAAGCCTCCGAAACGCCATTAAAATTTGAGAAGGAGGTGCATTATGGTTGTCCATATGATTGTGGTCTCTGTATCGACCACGAACAGCATAGCTGCCTGTCCATTATCGAAGTCACTGACCGCTGTAATCTAACCTGCCCCACTTGCTACGCCATGTCTTCGCCGCATTATGGAAGACACCGTTCTCTAGCTGAAATTGAACAGATGTTTGACAAGGTGGTCGAAAGTGAGGGAGAGCCTGACGTAGTACAGATCAGTGGTGGCGAACCGACAATTCATCCTGAGTTTTTCAAGATTCTGGATATAGCAAAGACAAAGCCTATTAAACACCTTATGCTCAATACCAATGGTATACGTATTGCCAATGATCCTGGCTTTGCTGAGCAGCTTGCTACCTACGCTCCAGAATTCGAAATCTATTTGCAGTTTGATTCCTTCCGCCCAACTGTGCTTGAGAAGTTCAGGGGTAAGGATCTGACAGCAATTCGGAAAACGGCGATCGAAAAATTAAATGCGCTCAACTTGAGTACGACATTGGTCGTTGTTCTGGAAAAAGGGACCAATGACGATGAAATTGGCGCAATACTTGAGTTTGCATTAAATCAGCAATGTGTACGCGGTGTGACATTTCAGCCTGTAGAAATTGCTGGTCGGAATGATGCTGATGCCCAACATCATAAAATGACGCTGACTGAAGTACGGCAGCAGATCCTCAGGCAGTATCCATTGCTGCATCCGAACGATATTATACCCGTAC from the Sphingobacterium thalpophilum genome contains:
- a CDS encoding radical SAM protein — translated: MPVRNYTYYDYTISLCPTCLCRIGAKIIIEEDRVFMTKRCPDHGFFKTLIATDVDYYKNIRNYNKASETPLKFEKEVHYGCPYDCGLCIDHEQHSCLSIIEVTDRCNLTCPTCYAMSSPHYGRHRSLAEIEQMFDKVVESEGEPDVVQISGGEPTIHPEFFKILDIAKTKPIKHLMLNTNGIRIANDPGFAEQLATYAPEFEIYLQFDSFRPTVLEKFRGKDLTAIRKTAIEKLNALNLSTTLVVVLEKGTNDDEIGAILEFALNQQCVRGVTFQPVEIAGRNDADAQHHKMTLTEVRQQILRQYPLLHPNDIIPVPCNPDALAMGYVLKLGGQKIPLTRHIDPAVLLNNQSRNTIVYEQDKGVQMQLLDIFSTGISVDKVKPKVNQLLCCLPDVCAPDLDYDNLFRIIIMNFMDAHDFDVRAVKKSCVHIVNKDLKLIPFETMNLFYRDDKVQHLEKLKLSDAVRF